A single genomic interval of Streptomyces sp. NBC_00663 harbors:
- a CDS encoding bifunctional 3-phenylpropionate/cinnamic acid dioxygenase ferredoxin subunit, with protein MMIPACRLADLPRGEATRLDIDPPVSVFHTDEGELFAIDDTCTHQDASLADGWLEGCEVECPLHASKFDLRTGAVDAPPAKLPVRTHEVAVEDGMIYVRLSTDAPNLPPCVAARLAGGPA; from the coding sequence ATGATGATTCCCGCGTGCCGTCTCGCGGATCTGCCGCGAGGTGAGGCCACCAGGCTCGACATCGATCCGCCGGTCTCGGTCTTCCACACCGATGAGGGCGAGCTTTTCGCGATCGACGACACCTGCACCCACCAGGACGCCTCGCTCGCCGACGGCTGGCTGGAGGGCTGTGAGGTGGAATGCCCGCTGCACGCCTCGAAGTTCGACCTGCGCACCGGCGCGGTCGACGCCCCGCCGGCCAAGCTCCCGGTGCGGACCCACGAGGTCGCCGTCGAGGACGGCATGATCTACGTACGGCTCTCTACCGACGCCCCCAACCTGCCGCCCTGCGTGGCCGCCCGGCTCGCCGGGGGTCCCGCGTGA
- the purU gene encoding formyltetrahydrofolate deformylase: protein MPTPSPRPRPGREYVLTLSCPDHAGLVHAVSGFLVRNSGNILESQQFDDRLQGRFFMRVHFDVSDPDADLENLRYRFGPLAQAHHITWTLRDASTPTRTLIMVSRYGHCLNDLLFRRRTGALNIEIPAIVSNHRDFERLADTYGIPFHHVPVTRDTKAEAEARLLELVRELDIDLVVLARYMQILSDDLCKQLEGRAINIHHSFLPSFKGARPYEQAYDRGVKLVGATAHYVTPDLDEGQIIEQDVVRVDHSLDPARLVTVGRDVEAQVLAHAVKWHSESRVMADGNRTVVFR, encoded by the coding sequence GTGCCCACCCCGTCCCCCAGGCCCCGGCCCGGTCGCGAGTACGTGCTCACCCTGTCCTGTCCCGACCACGCCGGTCTGGTCCACGCGGTGAGCGGCTTCCTCGTGCGGAACTCGGGCAACATCCTGGAGAGCCAGCAGTTCGACGACCGGCTCCAGGGCCGTTTCTTCATGAGGGTGCACTTCGACGTTTCGGACCCGGACGCGGATCTGGAAAACCTGCGTTACCGGTTCGGCCCCCTCGCCCAGGCCCACCACATCACCTGGACCCTGCGGGACGCGTCGACCCCGACCCGGACACTCATCATGGTGTCGAGGTACGGACACTGCCTGAACGACCTGCTCTTCCGCCGGCGCACCGGCGCGCTGAACATCGAGATCCCCGCGATCGTCTCCAACCACCGGGACTTCGAGCGGCTGGCCGACACCTACGGCATCCCCTTCCACCACGTCCCCGTCACCAGGGACACCAAGGCCGAGGCGGAGGCCCGACTGCTGGAACTGGTCCGCGAGTTGGACATCGACCTCGTCGTCCTGGCCCGCTACATGCAGATCCTCTCCGACGACCTCTGCAAGCAGCTCGAAGGCCGCGCCATCAACATCCACCACTCCTTCCTCCCCAGTTTCAAGGGCGCACGACCCTACGAGCAGGCCTACGACCGCGGAGTGAAGCTCGTGGGCGCGACGGCGCACTATGTGACGCCCGACCTGGACGAGGGCCAGATCATCGAGCAGGACGTGGTCCGGGTGGACCACTCCCTCGACCCGGCCCGGCTCGTCACGGTCGGGCGGGACGTGGAGGCGCAGGTACTCGCGCACGCGGTGAAGTGGCACAGCGAGAGCCGGGTCATGGCGGACGGCAACCGCACGGTGGTCTTCCGCTGA
- a CDS encoding NAD(P)/FAD-dependent oxidoreductase → MRTVAVVGASLAGLSAARSLRKQGYDGRLVVVGDELHRPYDRPPLSKEFLAGTLGEADLALETDDEELGVEWLLGARATGLDRTERAVRLADGRALRADGIVIATGAAARGLPGSEGLAGVHTLRTLDDARALRDELAAGGRLVVIGGGFIGAEVASTAYALGLDVTVVEVASTPLAGPLGETMGAVVSGLHTDHGVRLLCGVGVKGLGGERKVDAVLLEDGRSLPADIVVVGVGARPCVEWLEGSGVALDNGVKCGADGRTSLAGVVAVGDCANWYDPRAGAHRRVEHWTGALERPAAAVATLLAGGAVEPGTPRPPYFWSDQYGVRIQFAGHAAGADSVTVEQGAVDDRDVLAVYRRAGQPVAVLGMNQPRLFTRWRKQLATA, encoded by the coding sequence GTGAGGACGGTGGCCGTGGTCGGCGCCTCGCTGGCCGGACTGTCGGCGGCACGCTCGCTGCGCAAGCAGGGCTACGACGGCCGGCTGGTCGTCGTCGGCGACGAGCTCCACCGCCCGTACGACCGACCCCCGTTGTCCAAGGAGTTCCTGGCCGGCACCCTCGGCGAGGCGGACCTGGCCCTGGAGACGGACGACGAGGAACTGGGCGTCGAGTGGCTGCTCGGCGCCCGCGCCACCGGGCTCGACCGCACCGAGCGGGCGGTCCGGCTCGCCGACGGCCGCGCACTGCGCGCCGACGGCATCGTCATCGCGACCGGGGCCGCCGCGCGCGGCCTGCCCGGCAGCGAAGGCCTGGCGGGCGTGCACACCCTGCGGACCCTGGACGACGCCCGCGCCCTGCGCGACGAACTGGCGGCCGGCGGACGGCTGGTGGTGATCGGCGGTGGCTTCATCGGCGCCGAGGTCGCCTCCACCGCGTACGCCCTCGGCCTCGACGTGACGGTGGTCGAGGTGGCCTCCACACCGCTCGCCGGACCTCTCGGCGAGACCATGGGCGCCGTCGTCTCCGGCCTCCACACCGACCACGGCGTACGGCTGTTGTGCGGGGTCGGGGTCAAGGGGCTCGGCGGGGAGCGGAAGGTGGACGCCGTCCTGCTGGAGGACGGCCGCAGTCTCCCCGCAGACATCGTCGTCGTCGGGGTGGGCGCACGGCCCTGCGTCGAGTGGCTGGAGGGATCCGGCGTCGCGCTCGACAACGGCGTCAAGTGCGGTGCCGACGGGCGCACCAGCCTGGCCGGTGTGGTCGCGGTCGGCGACTGCGCCAACTGGTACGACCCCCGCGCCGGCGCCCATCGCCGCGTCGAGCACTGGACGGGCGCGCTGGAACGCCCCGCCGCCGCCGTGGCCACTCTGCTCGCGGGCGGCGCGGTCGAGCCGGGCACGCCCAGGCCGCCGTACTTCTGGTCGGACCAGTACGGCGTGCGGATCCAGTTCGCCGGTCACGCGGCCGGCGCCGACAGCGTGACGGTCGAACAGGGCGCCGTGGACGACCGCGACGTCCTGGCCGTCTACCGGCGGGCCGGGCAGCCGGTCGCCGTCCTCGGGATGAACCAGCCGCGGCTGTTCACCCGCTGGCGCAAGCAACTCGCGACAGCTTGA
- the betA gene encoding choline dehydrogenase — translation MAPLQYDFVIVGGGSAGSALANRLSADPANRVLVLEAGRSDYPWDVFIHMPAALTYPIGSRFYDWKYESEPEPHMGGRRVYHARGKVLGGSSSINGMIFQRGNPMDYERWAADPGMETWDYAHCLPYFKRMENCLAADPDDEFRGHDGPLVLERGPATNPLFTAFQKATEEAGYAPTDDVNGYRQEGFAKFDRNVHRGRRLSASKAYLKPVRKRPNLTVKTRALVTRVLFEGKKAVGVEYQRGKGALQQVRAKEVVLCGGAINSPQLLQLSGVGNADELRALGIDVVHDLPGVGENMQDHLEVYIQYACKQPVSMQPYLAKWRAPFIGLQWLFRKGPAATNHFEAGGFARSNEDVDYPNLMFHFLPIAVRYDGSVPAGGHGYQVHVGPMYSDAIGSVKIKSKDPREHPALRFNYLSTEQDRREWVEAIRVARKLLNQPALAPYNDGEVSPGPSVETDEEILAWVAKDGETALHPSCTCKMGPATDERAVVDPTSMRVHGVEGLRVVDASVMPYVTNGNIYAPVMMVAEKAADLILGKEPLAPSKAAYYRHRDAQKQVG, via the coding sequence ATGGCTCCCCTGCAATACGACTTCGTCATCGTCGGTGGCGGTTCGGCCGGCAGTGCGCTGGCCAACCGGCTCTCCGCGGACCCGGCGAACCGGGTGCTGGTCCTGGAGGCCGGCCGCTCGGACTACCCGTGGGACGTCTTCATCCACATGCCCGCGGCGCTGACCTACCCGATCGGCAGTCGCTTCTACGACTGGAAGTACGAGTCCGAGCCCGAGCCCCACATGGGCGGCCGGCGCGTCTACCACGCCCGCGGCAAGGTGCTCGGCGGCTCCAGCAGTATCAACGGCATGATCTTCCAGCGCGGCAACCCCATGGACTACGAGCGCTGGGCCGCCGACCCCGGCATGGAGACCTGGGACTACGCCCACTGCCTGCCGTACTTCAAGCGCATGGAGAACTGTCTGGCCGCCGACCCGGACGACGAGTTCCGTGGCCACGACGGTCCCCTCGTCCTGGAACGCGGCCCCGCCACCAACCCCCTCTTCACCGCCTTCCAGAAGGCCACCGAGGAAGCCGGCTACGCCCCCACCGACGACGTCAACGGCTACCGGCAGGAGGGCTTCGCCAAGTTCGACCGCAACGTCCACCGCGGACGCCGGCTGTCGGCCTCGAAGGCGTACCTCAAGCCCGTACGGAAGCGGCCCAATCTCACGGTGAAGACCCGGGCCCTGGTCACCCGCGTGCTCTTCGAGGGCAAGAAGGCCGTCGGCGTCGAGTACCAGCGCGGCAAGGGAGCCCTCCAGCAGGTCCGCGCCAAGGAAGTCGTCCTCTGCGGCGGCGCCATCAACTCCCCGCAGCTGCTCCAGCTCTCCGGCGTCGGCAACGCGGACGAGCTGCGCGCCCTCGGCATCGACGTCGTCCACGACCTCCCCGGCGTCGGCGAGAACATGCAGGACCACCTGGAGGTCTACATCCAGTACGCCTGCAAGCAGCCCGTCTCCATGCAGCCGTACCTGGCGAAGTGGCGCGCCCCCTTCATCGGCCTGCAATGGCTCTTCCGCAAGGGCCCGGCCGCCACCAACCACTTCGAGGCCGGCGGCTTCGCGCGCAGCAACGAGGACGTGGACTACCCCAACCTGATGTTCCACTTCCTGCCCATCGCGGTCCGCTACGACGGTTCTGTACCGGCCGGCGGCCACGGCTACCAGGTGCACGTCGGGCCCATGTACTCCGACGCGATCGGCTCGGTGAAGATCAAGAGCAAGGACCCGCGCGAACACCCCGCGCTGCGCTTCAACTACCTCTCCACGGAACAGGACCGGCGCGAGTGGGTCGAGGCGATCCGGGTCGCCCGCAAGCTGCTCAACCAGCCGGCCCTCGCCCCCTACAACGACGGGGAGGTCTCCCCCGGGCCGTCCGTCGAGACGGACGAGGAGATCCTCGCGTGGGTCGCCAAGGACGGCGAGACCGCCCTGCACCCCTCCTGCACCTGCAAGATGGGGCCCGCCACCGACGAGAGGGCCGTCGTCGACCCGACCAGCATGCGGGTGCACGGCGTGGAGGGCCTGCGCGTGGTCGACGCCTCGGTCATGCCGTACGTCACCAACGGCAACATCTACGCCCCGGTGATGATGGTCGCCGAGAAGGCCGCCGACCTGATCCTCGGCAAGGAACCGCTCGCGCCGTCCAAGGCCGCGTACTACCGCCACCGTGACGCCCAGAAGCAGGTCGGGTAG
- a CDS encoding 5,10-methylenetetrahydrofolate reductase — protein MAAVGLRALLDSVRYEVLPAKATEDKVLAHVPRDVVVTVTASPVKGLEPTLALAERLAGHGYRVVPHVPARLLRDEVHLKEVASRLREAAVDDVFVPAGDADPPVGPYEGALPVLRKLSELGDPFTHVGITGYPESHPLIHDDLTIQAMWDKREHATYLVSNLCFDPRVLGEWIARIRGRDVTLPVHVGVAGPVQRAKLLAMATKIGVGESTRFLTRHASWFVRFAAPGGYSPEKLLGRAEEALTRPCAGVAGLHLFTFNQIAETEAWRRALMERLGG, from the coding sequence TTGGCCGCCGTCGGACTCCGGGCGCTGCTGGACAGCGTCCGCTACGAGGTGCTGCCCGCGAAGGCGACCGAGGACAAGGTCCTCGCCCATGTTCCGCGCGATGTCGTCGTCACCGTGACGGCCTCCCCGGTCAAGGGACTGGAGCCCACGCTCGCCCTGGCCGAGCGGCTCGCCGGGCACGGCTACCGGGTCGTCCCGCACGTGCCCGCACGCCTGCTGCGGGACGAGGTGCACCTGAAGGAGGTCGCCTCCCGGCTCCGCGAGGCCGCGGTGGACGACGTGTTCGTCCCGGCCGGCGACGCGGACCCGCCCGTCGGCCCCTACGAGGGGGCGCTGCCCGTGCTGCGCAAGCTGAGCGAACTCGGCGACCCGTTCACCCACGTCGGCATCACCGGCTACCCCGAGAGCCACCCCCTCATCCACGACGACCTCACCATCCAGGCCATGTGGGACAAGCGCGAGCACGCCACGTACCTCGTCAGCAACCTCTGCTTCGACCCACGGGTGTTGGGGGAGTGGATCGCGCGCATACGGGGCCGGGACGTGACCCTGCCCGTGCACGTGGGGGTCGCAGGTCCCGTGCAGCGGGCGAAGCTGCTGGCGATGGCCACGAAGATCGGGGTGGGGGAGTCGACGCGGTTCCTGACCCGGCACGCGTCCTGGTTCGTGCGGTTCGCGGCGCCCGGCGGCTACTCACCGGAGAAGCTGCTCGGCCGCGCCGAGGAGGCGCTCACCCGGCCCTGCGCGGGGGTGGCGGGGCTGCACCTGTTCACCTTCAACCAGATCGCCGAGACGGAGGCGTGGCGGCGGGCGCTGATGGAGCGGCTGGGCGGCTGA
- a CDS encoding aldehyde dehydrogenase family protein encodes MADLYVDGEWRDPVSGGHRDLRCPADGTLVAAVSEGTRPDAEAAIAAARRAFDEGPWPRTPEPERGALLLRTADLIERDAKEFARAESLDTGKRLVESEYDIADVVSCFRYYGGLAGTDAGRVIDTGRDDAVSRVVYEPVGVCGLITPWNYPLLQASWKVAPALLAGNTIVLKPSELTPSTSVLLMKALEEAGLPAGAANLVLGTGPEVGAPLSEDPAVDLVSFTGGVETGKRIMATAAATVKKVALELGGKNPNVVFADADFETAVDFALTAVFLHSGQVCSAGARLIVEDSLHDRLVDEIVRRARQIRLGGPFDPEAETGALISAQHLAKVEAYVAAGLAEGAVLRCGGERPTDAALASGHYYPPTVLDACTQDMRVVHEESFGPVLTVERFTDEDDAVRIANDTEYGLAGAVWTQDAGKAQRVARRLRHGTVWINDYHPYVPQAEWGGFGHSGVGRELGPTGLNEYREPKHIWQNIQPRPQHWFRG; translated from the coding sequence GTGGCAGACCTGTATGTGGATGGTGAATGGCGGGACCCGGTGTCCGGTGGGCACCGGGACCTCCGATGTCCCGCCGACGGCACGCTGGTCGCGGCCGTATCGGAAGGAACGCGTCCGGACGCGGAGGCGGCGATCGCCGCGGCCCGCCGCGCCTTCGACGAGGGCCCCTGGCCGCGCACCCCCGAACCGGAGCGCGGAGCACTGCTGCTGCGCACCGCCGATCTGATCGAGCGCGACGCCAAGGAGTTCGCCCGCGCCGAGTCCCTGGACACCGGCAAGCGGCTCGTGGAGAGCGAGTACGACATCGCCGACGTCGTCTCCTGCTTCCGCTACTACGGCGGACTGGCGGGCACCGACGCCGGGCGCGTCATCGACACCGGCCGCGACGACGCCGTAAGTCGCGTCGTCTACGAGCCCGTTGGGGTGTGCGGGCTGATCACCCCCTGGAACTACCCGCTGTTGCAGGCCAGTTGGAAGGTCGCCCCGGCGCTGCTCGCGGGCAACACGATCGTTCTCAAGCCCAGCGAACTCACCCCCTCCACCTCCGTCCTGCTGATGAAGGCACTGGAGGAGGCCGGACTTCCGGCCGGCGCCGCCAACCTCGTCCTGGGCACCGGCCCCGAGGTCGGCGCACCCCTCTCCGAGGACCCGGCCGTCGACCTGGTCTCCTTCACCGGCGGTGTGGAGACCGGCAAGCGCATCATGGCCACCGCCGCCGCGACCGTGAAGAAGGTCGCGCTGGAGCTCGGCGGCAAGAACCCCAACGTGGTCTTCGCCGACGCCGACTTCGAGACCGCCGTCGACTTCGCCCTCACCGCGGTCTTCCTGCACTCGGGCCAGGTCTGCTCGGCCGGCGCCCGGCTCATCGTCGAGGACTCCCTGCACGACCGCCTCGTCGACGAGATCGTCCGGCGCGCCCGCCAGATCCGGCTCGGCGGCCCCTTCGACCCCGAGGCCGAGACCGGCGCGCTGATCTCCGCCCAGCACCTGGCCAAGGTCGAGGCGTACGTCGCCGCGGGCCTCGCCGAGGGCGCGGTCCTGCGCTGCGGCGGCGAACGCCCCACGGACGCGGCGCTCGCGAGCGGCCACTACTACCCGCCGACCGTCCTCGACGCGTGCACCCAGGACATGCGGGTCGTCCACGAGGAGTCCTTCGGGCCGGTGCTGACCGTCGAGCGCTTCACCGACGAGGACGACGCCGTCCGTATCGCCAACGACACCGAGTACGGCCTCGCGGGCGCCGTCTGGACCCAGGACGCCGGGAAGGCCCAGCGGGTCGCCCGCCGGCTGCGTCACGGCACGGTGTGGATCAACGACTACCACCCCTATGTGCCGCAGGCGGAATGGGGTGGCTTCGGGCACTCGGGCGTGGGCCGGGAGCTGGGACCGACCGGCCTGAACGAGTACCGAGAGCCCAAACACATCTGGCAGAACATCCAACCCCGGCCGCAGCACTGGTTCCGCGGCTGA
- a CDS encoding MBL fold metallo-hydrolase has translation MPGARIERLVTSGTFSLDGGTWDVDNNVWIVGDDTEAIVIDAAHDADAIVEALAGRRLTAVVCTHAHNDHIDAAPELAERTGAPVLLHPDDLPLWKQTHPDRAPDAELTDGQGLTVAGVELTVLHTPGHAPGAVCLHAPALGALFSGDTLFAGGPGATGRSYSHFPTIIESIRDRLLALPGDTVVHTGHGDTTTVGAEAPHLEEWIDRGF, from the coding sequence ATGCCCGGTGCCCGCATCGAACGCCTCGTCACCTCGGGGACGTTCTCGCTGGACGGCGGCACCTGGGACGTCGACAACAACGTGTGGATCGTCGGCGACGACACCGAGGCGATCGTCATCGACGCCGCCCATGACGCCGACGCGATCGTCGAGGCCCTCGCCGGTCGCAGGCTCACGGCCGTCGTGTGCACCCACGCGCACAACGACCACATCGACGCCGCCCCCGAACTCGCCGAGCGCACGGGCGCCCCGGTCCTCCTGCATCCGGACGACCTGCCGCTGTGGAAACAGACCCACCCCGACCGGGCGCCGGACGCCGAACTGACCGACGGCCAGGGGCTCACGGTGGCCGGCGTCGAGCTGACCGTGCTGCACACGCCAGGACACGCTCCCGGAGCGGTCTGCCTCCACGCCCCCGCTCTGGGGGCCCTCTTCAGCGGCGACACACTGTTCGCCGGCGGACCGGGGGCCACCGGACGGTCGTACAGCCACTTCCCGACGATCATCGAGTCGATCCGGGACCGGCTGCTCGCGCTGCCGGGCGACACGGTCGTGCACACCGGACACGGGGACACCACCACGGTCGGCGCCGAGGCGCCGCACCTTGAGGAGTGGATCGACCGCGGCTTCTGA
- a CDS encoding aromatic ring-hydroxylating oxygenase subunit alpha: protein MTSTSLPDSLIATLPGSSYTDPGIFAQEQEHIFETMWFCVARSSELARPGAFRTVDVGRESILVTRARDQSIRAYFNVCRHRGAKLCTEETGEVKRAFQCPYHAWTYDLNGKLVAAPNLTKMPDVGRTEYGLVSVAVREWLGYVWVCLAENPPSFEDEVIGEIVGRLGDVESIEHYDIDHLSVGKRIVYDVKANWKLIIENFMECYHCATIHPELTEVLPEFADGYAAQYYVGHGAEFGAEVRGFTVDGSEGLDRIPGVADDQDRRYYAITVRPQVFINLVPDHVIFHRMYPVAVDRTIVECDWLYLPHVVESGKDVSRSVELFDRVNRQDFEACERTQPGMSSRMYAKGGVLVPSEHHIGAFHDWVNERLGNPQR, encoded by the coding sequence GTGACCTCGACCAGCCTGCCGGACAGCCTGATCGCCACCCTCCCCGGCTCCTCCTACACCGATCCCGGGATCTTCGCCCAGGAACAGGAGCACATATTCGAGACCATGTGGTTCTGTGTCGCCCGCTCCTCGGAGCTGGCGAGGCCCGGCGCCTTCCGCACCGTCGACGTGGGCCGCGAGAGCATCCTCGTCACCCGCGCGCGCGACCAGTCGATCCGCGCCTACTTCAACGTGTGCCGGCACCGCGGGGCCAAGCTCTGCACGGAGGAGACCGGCGAGGTCAAACGGGCCTTCCAATGCCCGTACCACGCCTGGACCTACGACCTGAACGGCAAGCTCGTCGCCGCGCCCAACCTGACCAAGATGCCCGATGTGGGCCGCACCGAGTACGGCCTGGTCAGCGTGGCCGTCCGGGAATGGCTCGGCTATGTGTGGGTCTGCCTCGCGGAGAACCCGCCCTCCTTCGAGGACGAGGTCATCGGCGAGATCGTCGGCCGGCTCGGTGACGTGGAGTCGATCGAGCACTACGACATCGACCATCTCTCCGTGGGCAAACGGATCGTCTACGACGTGAAGGCGAACTGGAAGCTCATCATCGAGAACTTCATGGAGTGCTACCACTGCGCCACCATCCACCCCGAACTCACCGAGGTGCTCCCGGAGTTCGCGGACGGGTACGCGGCCCAGTACTACGTGGGGCACGGCGCCGAGTTCGGCGCGGAGGTGCGGGGCTTCACCGTCGACGGCTCCGAGGGCCTGGACCGGATTCCGGGCGTCGCCGACGACCAGGACCGCCGCTATTACGCGATCACGGTCAGGCCGCAGGTGTTCATCAACCTCGTGCCCGACCATGTGATCTTCCACCGGATGTACCCGGTGGCCGTCGACCGCACGATCGTCGAGTGCGACTGGCTCTATCTGCCGCATGTCGTGGAGAGCGGCAAGGACGTCAGCCGGTCCGTCGAGCTCTTCGACCGGGTCAACCGGCAGGACTTCGAGGCGTGCGAGCGCACCCAGCCCGGGATGAGCTCCCGGATGTACGCCAAGGGCGGCGTCCTGGTGCCCAGCGAGCACCACATCGGGGCCTTCCACGACTGGGTCAACGAGCGTCTGGGCAACCCCCAGCGATGA
- a CDS encoding IclR family transcriptional regulator produces MQSVDRAISVMEILAQRGEAGVSEVAAEIDVHKSTAFRLLGALEARGLVEQAGERGKYRLGFGIVRLAGAVTGRIDITQQGRPVCERLAEEIGETVNIAVMQEHYAINLYQVRGPGAITAHNWVGQLTPLHATSSGKILLAHLPAQDRADLLAEAGLKKVTSRTITAKTKLEKNLAEARERGYAWTLEELEIGLHAMAAPVRNRDGDVIAALSASGPSYRFTEERLHELSPVLLKGAEEISHRMGYLG; encoded by the coding sequence GTGCAGTCGGTGGACCGCGCCATCAGCGTCATGGAGATCCTCGCCCAGCGCGGCGAGGCGGGCGTCAGTGAGGTTGCGGCCGAGATCGACGTCCACAAGTCCACCGCCTTCCGCCTGCTGGGCGCCCTGGAGGCCCGCGGTCTGGTCGAGCAGGCCGGCGAGCGCGGCAAGTACCGGCTCGGCTTCGGCATCGTCCGGCTGGCCGGCGCGGTCACCGGACGTATCGACATCACCCAGCAGGGCCGCCCGGTGTGCGAGCGCCTCGCCGAGGAGATCGGCGAGACGGTGAACATCGCCGTCATGCAGGAGCACTACGCGATCAACCTGTACCAGGTGCGTGGTCCGGGAGCCATCACCGCGCACAACTGGGTCGGACAGCTGACCCCGCTGCACGCCACGTCGAGCGGCAAGATCCTGCTGGCGCACCTCCCCGCCCAGGACCGTGCGGACCTGCTCGCCGAGGCCGGCCTGAAGAAGGTCACCTCGCGCACCATCACCGCGAAGACGAAGCTCGAGAAGAACCTCGCCGAGGCCCGCGAGCGGGGTTACGCCTGGACGCTGGAAGAGCTGGAGATCGGTCTGCACGCCATGGCCGCCCCGGTCCGCAACCGGGACGGTGACGTCATCGCCGCGCTCAGCGCCTCCGGACCCTCGTACCGCTTCACCGAGGAGCGGCTGCACGAGCTCTCCCCGGTGCTGCTGAAGGGCGCGGAGGAGATCAGCCACCGCATGGGCTACCTGGGCTGA
- a CDS encoding YciI family protein, whose protein sequence is MEYFVYCRDRADSLDLRMQLTEDHWTFMDGYAEELIARGPTFPAEGEGVSGSMHIVDLPDAAAARTFAFEEPNYKAGVYRDVLIRRWRNTLGRTMWEYTGTTAGFSRFLILAQGGADATADLGLLDAAQRRYLEDGYRDRLIAYGPLLGEDGVTWLGSALLVELADRAAAEALMADEPYARAGLYESVEIHDWEFGGRR, encoded by the coding sequence ATGGAGTACTTCGTCTACTGCCGTGACCGGGCCGATTCCCTCGATCTGCGCATGCAACTGACCGAGGACCACTGGACTTTCATGGACGGCTATGCCGAGGAGCTGATCGCGCGGGGACCCACGTTCCCGGCCGAGGGCGAGGGTGTGAGCGGCAGCATGCACATCGTCGACCTGCCTGACGCGGCTGCTGCGCGGACGTTCGCGTTCGAGGAGCCCAACTACAAGGCGGGCGTCTATCGGGACGTGCTGATCCGCCGGTGGCGGAACACGCTGGGCCGGACCATGTGGGAGTACACGGGGACGACGGCCGGATTCAGCCGGTTCCTGATCCTCGCGCAGGGCGGGGCGGACGCGACCGCGGATCTGGGGCTACTGGACGCGGCACAGCGCCGGTATCTCGAAGACGGCTATCGCGACCGCCTGATCGCCTACGGGCCGCTGCTGGGCGAGGACGGTGTCACCTGGCTGGGCAGCGCCTTGCTGGTGGAGCTCGCCGACCGGGCCGCCGCAGAGGCGCTGATGGCGGACGAGCCGTACGCCCGGGCGGGGCTGTACGAGAGCGTCGAGATCCATGACTGGGAGTTCGGGGGACGCCGGTAG
- a CDS encoding S-(hydroxymethyl)mycothiol dehydrogenase — protein sequence MSHQVRAVVARGKGAPVSLETIIVPDPGPGEALVKIEACGVCHTDLHYREGGISDDFPFLLGHEAAGVVESVGEGVTDVAPGDFVILNWRAVCGQCRACLRGRPQYCFNTHNAEQKMTLTDGTELSPALGIGAFAEKTLVAAGQCTKVDPAASAAAVGLLGCGVMAGIGAAINTGNVGRGDTVAVIGCGGVGDAAVTGANLAGAARIIAVDIDDRKLETARKLGATHTVNSRETDAVEAVRELTGGFGADVVIEAVGRPETYKQAFYARDLAGTVVLVGVPTPEMKLELPLLDVFGRGGSLKSSWYGDCLPSRDFPMLVDLYLQGRLDLDAFVTETIALDEVEKAFERMHDGDVLRSVVVL from the coding sequence ATGTCGCACCAGGTCCGTGCTGTCGTCGCGCGGGGGAAGGGTGCCCCCGTCAGCCTGGAAACGATCATCGTGCCCGACCCGGGTCCCGGCGAGGCGCTGGTGAAGATCGAGGCCTGCGGGGTGTGCCACACCGACCTTCACTACCGCGAGGGCGGCATCAGCGACGACTTCCCCTTCCTGCTGGGGCACGAGGCGGCGGGTGTCGTCGAGTCGGTGGGGGAGGGCGTCACCGATGTCGCGCCCGGTGACTTCGTGATCCTCAACTGGCGTGCGGTGTGCGGGCAGTGCCGGGCGTGTCTGCGTGGGCGTCCTCAGTACTGCTTCAACACGCACAACGCCGAGCAGAAGATGACGTTGACCGACGGCACCGAGCTGTCGCCCGCGCTCGGCATCGGCGCGTTCGCCGAGAAGACGCTGGTCGCGGCGGGCCAGTGCACCAAGGTCGACCCGGCCGCGTCGGCCGCCGCCGTCGGGCTGCTCGGCTGCGGGGTGATGGCGGGCATCGGCGCCGCGATCAACACCGGCAATGTCGGTCGCGGCGACACGGTCGCCGTCATCGGCTGCGGCGGCGTCGGCGACGCGGCCGTCACCGGGGCGAACCTCGCGGGCGCCGCGCGGATCATCGCGGTGGACATCGACGACCGCAAGCTGGAGACGGCGAGGAAGCTGGGCGCGACCCACACGGTCAACTCGCGCGAGACCGACGCGGTCGAAGCGGTCCGTGAGCTGACCGGCGGCTTCGGCGCCGATGTCGTCATCGAGGCGGTGGGGCGTCCGGAGACCTACAAGCAGGCCTTCTACGCCCGTGACCTCGCGGGCACGGTCGTCCTCGTCGGCGTGCCGACCCCGGAGATGAAGCTGGAACTGCCGCTGCTCGACGTCTTCGGCCGCGGTGGCTCGCTGAAGTCCTCGTGGTACGGCGACTGCCTGCCCAGCCGCGACTTCCCGATGCTCGTCGACCTCTATCTCCAGGGCCGGCTCGACCTGGACGCCTTCGTCACGGAGACCATCGCGCTCGACGAGGTGGAGAAGGCCTTCGAGCGGATGCACGACGGCGACGTCCTGCGCTCGGTGGTGGTCCTCTGA